One stretch of Aquimarina sp. Aq107 DNA includes these proteins:
- a CDS encoding DUF6249 domain-containing protein yields MSFIEVLIPLSIFGCIFGIFYLFITARNKERMSLIDKGADASIFYSSKTKRVTPIWKVFILNFSLLLMGIGLGIFIAGILHYSLGVDGEVAYPGTIFLMAGAGLFTGFKMTSNLDK; encoded by the coding sequence ATGAGTTTTATCGAAGTACTAATACCATTATCTATATTCGGATGTATTTTTGGCATTTTTTATTTATTTATTACCGCCCGCAATAAAGAGCGTATGTCTCTTATTGATAAAGGAGCTGATGCTTCTATTTTTTATAGCAGTAAAACGAAAAGAGTAACTCCTATTTGGAAAGTTTTCATTCTTAACTTTTCCTTATTATTAATGGGAATTGGTTTAGGTATTTTTATCGCAGGAATACTACATTATAGCTTAGGTGTAGATGGAGAAGTAGCATATCCAGGAACTATCTTTTTAATGGCTGGGGCAGGATTATTTACTGGTTTTAAAATGACTAGCAACTTGGATAAATAA
- a CDS encoding RNA polymerase sigma factor: protein MNHQSDQYYIKQVLEGDANAFSALVERYQNLVYTVIYRMVRNKEEAEEVAQDTFIKAYKSLSNYRGEAKFSTWLYTIAYRKGLDAIKTKKRFIATELIEDISEGEVTNVNDALSYLQDKERKQIISDSILKLPEEEAVIVTLYYFEEKSVKEIKDIVGITENSIKIKLYRSRKKLYSILKYHISPEINTSNGRAI from the coding sequence ATGAACCATCAATCAGATCAATATTATATTAAACAAGTGTTAGAAGGAGATGCAAATGCTTTTTCCGCATTAGTAGAACGTTATCAAAATTTGGTGTATACTGTGATATACAGGATGGTTAGAAATAAAGAAGAAGCGGAAGAGGTTGCACAGGATACTTTTATTAAAGCCTATAAATCCTTATCTAATTATAGAGGAGAAGCTAAGTTTTCTACCTGGTTGTATACTATTGCATATAGAAAAGGCTTAGACGCTATCAAGACTAAAAAACGATTCATTGCTACAGAGTTAATTGAGGATATAAGTGAAGGAGAAGTTACTAATGTAAACGATGCATTAAGTTATTTACAGGATAAAGAACGAAAACAAATTATTTCTGATAGTATTCTTAAGCTTCCAGAAGAAGAAGCTGTTATTGTAACCTTATATTATTTTGAAGAGAAAAGCGTAAAAGAAATAAAAGATATTGTAGGAATTACAGAAAATAGCATCAAAATAAAACTATATAGAAGTAGAAAAAAACTATATTCGATACTTAAGTATCACATTTCACCAGAAATTAATACTAGCAATGGAAGAGCAATTTAA
- a CDS encoding NAD(P)/FAD-dependent oxidoreductase, translating into MKSRICIIGAGPSGITTLKNLKDKELTVVVYDCNQEVGGNWIFSEDVSHSSVFETTHIISSKTLSQYEDFTFDDFDTTVADYPSHDELRRYFQAYAKHFELYPYIEFGTIVKYCDRISDREWEITILQNGSERKETFTDLVVCNGHHSVPRIPKYPGNFSGEFIHSHGYKKAAPFANKKVLVIGGGNSACDVAVETSRVSKKTAISWRRGYRIIPKFFFGLPSDIVGARSAWLPVKIRSWFNDRLLNLMLGKNKLYGLPEVKTKFGETHPTINDELLYKVRHGKVHPKVDIERLDGKTVCFKDGTKEDFDVIIACTGYVLKHSFFDSSFIDYSEGPVPLYLKMFHEEFHNLFFIGLFQPLGCIWPGSELQSKILANYLTGTWKMPSAIKKLCQREITHPHYKQINTPRHTITVDYHKFRKSLLKQLPKNWVSKTLNNISNST; encoded by the coding sequence ATGAAATCAAGAATATGTATTATAGGGGCTGGACCAAGTGGTATTACTACTCTAAAAAATTTGAAAGACAAAGAGCTAACAGTTGTTGTCTATGATTGTAATCAGGAAGTAGGAGGTAACTGGATTTTTTCAGAAGATGTTAGTCATTCTAGTGTATTCGAAACGACACATATAATTAGTTCCAAAACACTTTCGCAGTATGAAGATTTTACTTTTGATGATTTTGATACTACTGTAGCAGATTACCCATCTCATGATGAATTAAGAAGATATTTTCAAGCGTATGCTAAACATTTTGAGCTCTATCCTTATATAGAATTTGGAACTATTGTAAAGTATTGTGATCGTATAAGTGATCGTGAATGGGAAATTACAATACTGCAAAATGGAAGTGAACGAAAAGAAACGTTTACAGATTTAGTAGTTTGTAATGGACATCATTCTGTTCCTAGAATTCCTAAATATCCTGGTAATTTTTCTGGAGAATTTATACATTCTCATGGATATAAAAAGGCTGCACCATTTGCAAATAAAAAAGTTTTAGTAATCGGTGGAGGTAATTCTGCTTGTGATGTAGCTGTGGAGACAAGTAGGGTAAGCAAAAAAACAGCAATTAGTTGGCGTAGAGGTTATCGAATAATACCCAAATTCTTTTTTGGGTTACCCTCTGATATTGTCGGGGCAAGATCTGCATGGCTTCCGGTAAAAATTCGGAGTTGGTTTAATGATAGGTTATTAAACCTTATGCTTGGTAAGAATAAATTATATGGTTTACCAGAAGTAAAAACTAAGTTTGGTGAAACGCACCCAACGATTAACGACGAACTTTTGTATAAAGTAAGACATGGGAAAGTGCATCCCAAAGTTGATATAGAAAGGTTGGACGGTAAAACGGTATGTTTTAAGGATGGAACAAAAGAAGATTTTGATGTAATTATCGCCTGCACAGGCTATGTGTTAAAACATTCATTTTTTGATTCGTCATTTATCGATTATAGTGAAGGACCAGTTCCGTTGTATCTTAAGATGTTTCATGAAGAATTTCATAACCTTTTTTTTATTGGATTGTTTCAGCCTTTAGGATGTATTTGGCCGGGATCAGAATTACAAAGTAAAATATTAGCAAATTACCTTACAGGAACCTGGAAAATGCCTTCTGCTATAAAAAAATTATGTCAACGAGAAATAACACATCCTCATTACAAACAGATTAATACACCTAGACATACGATTACGGTTGATTATCACAAATTTAGAAAATCGTTACTAAAACAGTTGCCCAAGAATTGGGTTTCGAAAACACTTAATAATATTTCAAATAGTACTTGA
- a CDS encoding peptidoglycan DD-metalloendopeptidase family protein yields MINNSFSQFIESLSHSFIPVVNPEFLKEDYVSIDLSIYNKDLERIDVSSSKAFEGYINKYLAKNVAKVAFGGYNETRGIYRRSKHFNQQDPETERNIHLGLDVWCDAGTDVLTPLEGKIHSFKNNRNFGDYGPTIILEHKIEEITFYTLYGHLSEKSIEGLKIGQHFYAGDVVAKLGHSSVNGDYAPHLHFQIIKDMQGNLGDYPGVSNKNELRYFLQNCPNPNLLLKI; encoded by the coding sequence ATGATAAATAATTCATTTTCTCAGTTTATAGAGAGCTTATCCCATAGTTTTATACCCGTTGTTAATCCTGAGTTTTTAAAAGAAGACTATGTTTCTATAGATTTATCAATATACAATAAGGATTTAGAACGTATTGATGTATCCTCTTCTAAGGCTTTTGAAGGTTATATAAATAAATATTTAGCAAAGAATGTGGCTAAGGTAGCTTTTGGTGGTTATAATGAAACCAGAGGGATTTATAGGAGAAGTAAACATTTTAATCAACAAGATCCAGAAACCGAACGTAATATACATCTCGGATTAGATGTTTGGTGTGATGCGGGGACTGATGTGTTAACTCCATTAGAGGGCAAAATTCATAGTTTTAAAAATAATAGGAACTTTGGAGATTACGGACCTACTATAATTTTAGAGCATAAGATAGAAGAAATAACCTTTTATACATTATATGGTCATTTAAGCGAAAAATCTATTGAAGGTCTAAAAATAGGACAACACTTTTATGCCGGAGATGTTGTAGCTAAGTTAGGACACTCATCAGTAAATGGTGATTATGCACCTCACTTACATTTTCAGATTATTAAGGATATGCAGGGTAATCTAGGTGATTACCCAGGAGTATCTAATAAAAATGAGTTGCGGTATTTTTTACAAAATTGTCCAAACCCTAATTTATTATTGAAAATTTAA
- a CDS encoding DUF4377 domain-containing protein gives MKKVLFLLVISIILNSCNGDNNNDDSRIESWRINHYQNTVIFLDYTAAIQYQTDDSIGTEDYISLYGGINGFEFENGFIQDIIVKLKPNDLSIADIPPYEITLIKVLAKTQISPDTTFKIRLTRNIIPESFENWVFVDEDNNYSIINSFIRIDCESLCNELSTKINNQEQLTGVFTHGTDGEYILKEIINE, from the coding sequence ATGAAAAAAGTATTGTTTTTACTTGTTATATCAATTATTTTAAACTCTTGTAATGGTGATAATAATAATGATGATTCTCGAATTGAGTCGTGGAGGATTAATCACTATCAAAATACTGTAATATTTTTAGATTATACTGCAGCAATACAATACCAAACAGATGATAGTATTGGTACCGAAGACTATATAAGCCTATACGGAGGAATCAACGGTTTTGAATTTGAAAATGGTTTTATACAAGACATTATAGTTAAATTAAAACCCAACGATTTATCTATTGCGGACATCCCTCCATACGAAATAACTTTAATAAAAGTATTAGCAAAAACACAGATTTCACCTGACACAACCTTTAAAATTAGACTAACTAGAAACATTATTCCCGAAAGTTTTGAAAATTGGGTATTTGTAGATGAGGACAATAATTATTCAATAATCAATTCTTTTATACGTATTGATTGTGAAAGTTTATGCAATGAATTATCAACCAAGATTAATAATCAAGAACAACTTACTGGTGTATTTACCCACGGAACTGACGGCGAATATATTTTAAAAGAAATCATAAACGAATAA
- a CDS encoding PadR family transcriptional regulator: MYSKELLKGTLSVIILNLLSEKGRMYGYEIFQQVKERSDGKILLKDGSLYPALQKMRKDGLLSCEEEYIGKRVRKYYLLTSKGKEEKVNYIEELKDFMETLNKVIFPKLDAI, from the coding sequence ATGTATTCAAAAGAACTTCTAAAAGGAACGTTATCTGTTATTATTCTTAACCTATTATCAGAAAAAGGTAGAATGTATGGTTATGAGATTTTTCAACAAGTAAAAGAACGATCAGATGGTAAAATATTACTAAAGGATGGGTCACTCTATCCTGCTTTACAGAAAATGAGAAAAGATGGTTTGTTGTCTTGTGAAGAAGAGTATATCGGCAAAAGAGTTAGGAAGTATTATTTGCTTACATCCAAAGGGAAAGAAGAAAAAGTAAACTATATAGAAGAGCTTAAGGATTTTATGGAAACACTTAATAAAGTTATTTTTCCAAAACTAGATGCTATATGA
- the secA gene encoding preprotein translocase subunit SecA, with product MGVLDSVLKVFVGDKSKKDIKEIQPKVELIKKAAQGVASLSDNELRAKTVEFKNTINEARADINAKIDSLKEEADATEDIDRKEDIYGEIDKLKKDAYEATEKILNEILPEAFAVVKETAKRFAENDTITVEATAYDRELSGTRDHINLDGDQAIWSTSWDAAGKEVKWDMIHYDVQLIGGIALHEGKVAEMQTGEGKTLVATLPVYLNALSGNGVHLVTVNDYLARRDSEWMAPIFQFHGLTVECIDNHRPNSAERRAAYNADITYGTNNEFGFDYLRDNMSHAPEDLVQRPHNYAIIDEVDSVLIDDARTPLIISGPIPKGDIHEFNELKPKIADIVGVQQKYLTTVLAEAKKLIKEGNTKDGGFKLLQVYRGIPKNKALIKFLSEEGVKMLLQKTENFYMQDNNREMHKIDADLYYVIEEKNNQIDLTDKGVDYLSGKDDPDFFVLPQIGMEIAKIENLGLPKEEEAEKKEDLFREYSVKSERIHTLRQLLKAYSLFEKDVEYVVMDNKVKIVDEQTGRIMDGRRYSDGLHQAIEAKENVKIEDATQTFATVTLQNYFRMYGKLSGMTGTAVTEAGELWEIYKLDVVEIPTNRPIARKDMEDLVYKTKREKYNAVIEQVTELSRAGRPVLIGTTSVEISELLGRMLTIRKVPHNVLNAKLHKKEADIVAEAGNPGVVTIATNMAGRGTDIKLSDEVKAAGGLAIIGTERHDSRRVDRQLRGRAGRQGDPGSSQFYVSLEDNLMRLFGSERIAKMMDRMGLKEGEVIQHSMISKSIERAQKKVEENNFGVRKRLLEYDDVMNAQREVVYKRRYHALFGERLRVDLANMIYDTAEVITESNKNAQDYKNFEFELIRYFSMSSPITAEEFEKMDTQKIAGEVYKAAYEHYQDKMKRNAEAAYPVIKQVYEDPSSKYERILVPFTDGVKSLNVATNLEKAYESEGKQLITDFEKNITLAIIDDAWKTHLRKMDELKQSVQLAVHEQKDPLLIYKFEAFELFKVMIEEVNKDVISFLFKGELPTGNTQDISEARQVRRKDNLETSKEEIPNMDERAAQNRAAGETQQRPQITETIVREQPKIGRNDKVTIKHVMSGENKTVKYKQAIPLIEKGEWVLVNE from the coding sequence ATGGGAGTTTTAGATTCTGTATTAAAAGTATTTGTTGGAGATAAATCCAAAAAAGATATAAAAGAAATCCAACCAAAGGTTGAGTTAATAAAAAAAGCAGCGCAAGGTGTCGCTTCTCTTTCTGACAATGAATTACGTGCCAAAACCGTAGAATTCAAAAACACCATAAATGAAGCCCGTGCTGATATCAATGCTAAAATTGATTCCCTTAAAGAAGAAGCGGACGCTACAGAGGATATTGACAGAAAAGAAGATATCTATGGTGAGATCGACAAACTAAAGAAAGATGCTTATGAAGCAACAGAAAAAATTTTAAACGAAATCTTACCTGAAGCTTTTGCGGTTGTAAAAGAAACTGCTAAGAGATTTGCAGAAAATGATACTATCACAGTAGAAGCTACAGCTTATGATCGTGAACTTTCTGGAACAAGAGATCATATTAATCTTGATGGAGACCAAGCGATCTGGTCTACAAGTTGGGATGCAGCTGGTAAAGAAGTAAAATGGGATATGATACACTATGATGTACAGCTGATTGGTGGTATTGCTTTACACGAAGGAAAAGTTGCAGAAATGCAAACCGGAGAAGGTAAAACCTTAGTAGCTACATTACCTGTATATCTTAATGCATTATCTGGTAATGGTGTTCATCTAGTTACTGTTAATGATTACCTAGCGCGACGTGATAGTGAATGGATGGCTCCCATATTTCAATTCCATGGGTTAACTGTGGAATGTATCGATAACCATAGACCTAATTCTGCAGAACGTAGAGCAGCCTACAATGCAGATATAACTTATGGAACTAATAATGAGTTTGGTTTTGATTACCTAAGAGACAATATGTCTCATGCGCCAGAAGATTTAGTTCAGCGCCCTCATAATTATGCAATCATAGATGAAGTTGATTCGGTATTAATTGATGATGCCCGTACTCCATTAATTATTTCCGGACCTATTCCAAAAGGAGATATCCACGAATTTAATGAGTTAAAACCAAAAATTGCTGATATTGTTGGGGTACAACAAAAATACCTAACAACGGTCTTAGCAGAAGCTAAAAAACTTATTAAAGAAGGAAATACTAAAGATGGAGGGTTTAAATTACTTCAAGTCTATAGAGGAATTCCAAAAAATAAAGCGTTAATAAAATTCTTAAGTGAAGAAGGTGTAAAAATGTTACTTCAGAAAACTGAGAATTTTTATATGCAGGATAACAATAGAGAGATGCATAAAATTGATGCAGATCTCTATTACGTTATAGAAGAAAAGAACAATCAGATTGATCTCACTGACAAAGGTGTAGATTATCTTTCTGGTAAGGATGACCCAGATTTCTTTGTACTACCTCAGATAGGAATGGAAATTGCTAAAATTGAGAATCTTGGGTTACCAAAAGAAGAAGAAGCAGAAAAGAAAGAAGATCTTTTCAGAGAATATAGTGTAAAGAGCGAACGTATCCACACGTTACGCCAATTACTAAAAGCATACTCTTTATTCGAAAAAGATGTAGAGTATGTAGTGATGGACAACAAAGTAAAAATTGTTGACGAACAAACAGGACGTATCATGGATGGACGTCGTTATAGTGATGGATTACATCAAGCGATTGAAGCCAAAGAAAATGTAAAAATTGAAGATGCAACTCAAACTTTCGCAACTGTAACATTACAGAATTATTTCCGTATGTATGGAAAGTTATCTGGTATGACCGGTACTGCTGTTACAGAAGCAGGAGAGCTTTGGGAAATATATAAATTGGATGTTGTAGAAATCCCTACAAATCGACCTATCGCTAGAAAAGATATGGAAGATTTAGTATACAAAACTAAACGTGAGAAATACAATGCTGTAATCGAACAAGTAACCGAATTATCAAGAGCTGGTAGACCTGTACTTATTGGTACTACTTCTGTAGAAATTTCGGAATTACTGGGTAGAATGCTTACAATTCGTAAAGTACCACACAATGTACTGAATGCGAAACTACATAAGAAAGAAGCGGATATTGTAGCTGAGGCTGGTAATCCAGGAGTAGTTACTATTGCAACCAACATGGCAGGTCGTGGAACAGATATTAAATTATCTGATGAAGTAAAAGCTGCAGGTGGTTTAGCTATTATAGGTACAGAACGTCATGATTCTCGTCGTGTAGACAGACAGCTACGTGGGCGTGCTGGTCGTCAAGGAGATCCAGGTAGTTCTCAATTCTATGTTTCTTTAGAGGACAATTTAATGCGTCTTTTTGGATCAGAACGTATTGCTAAAATGATGGATAGAATGGGACTGAAAGAAGGTGAGGTAATTCAGCATTCTATGATTTCTAAATCCATTGAAAGAGCTCAGAAAAAAGTAGAAGAAAACAACTTTGGAGTTCGTAAGCGATTATTAGAATATGACGATGTAATGAACGCTCAGCGTGAAGTTGTATATAAACGTCGTTATCACGCATTGTTTGGAGAGCGTCTTCGTGTAGATCTTGCCAACATGATTTATGACACCGCAGAGGTGATCACAGAGTCAAACAAGAATGCTCAGGATTATAAAAACTTTGAGTTTGAATTAATTCGTTACTTCTCAATGAGCAGCCCTATAACCGCTGAGGAGTTTGAGAAAATGGATACCCAAAAGATTGCTGGAGAAGTTTACAAGGCTGCTTATGAGCACTATCAAGACAAAATGAAGCGAAATGCAGAAGCTGCATATCCAGTTATTAAGCAAGTATACGAAGATCCTTCTAGCAAATACGAACGTATTTTAGTTCCGTTTACAGATGGAGTAAAAAGCTTAAATGTGGCTACTAACCTTGAAAAAGCTTATGAAAGTGAAGGGAAACAATTAATCACTGATTTTGAAAAAAATATCACGCTAGCAATTATTGATGACGCTTGGAAAACACATCTTCGTAAAATGGATGAGTTAAAACAAAGTGTACAATTAGCAGTTCATGAACAAAAAGATCCATTATTGATCTACAAATTCGAAGCTTTTGAATTATTCAAAGTAATGATTGAAGAGGTTAATAAAGATGTTATTTCTTTCTTATTCAAAGGAGAATTACCAACAGGCAACACGCAAGATATTTCTGAAGCTCGCCAAGTACGAAGAAAAGACAATTTAGAGACTTCTAAAGAAGAAATTCCGAACATGGACGAACGTGCTGCCCAAAACAGAGCTGCAGGAGAAACGCAACAACGCCCTCAGATAACAGAAACTATCGTTAGAGAACAACCAAAAATTGGACGTAATGACAAAGTTACTATCAAACATGTAATGAGTGGTGAAAACAAAACTGTAAAATACAAACAAGCAATTCCTCTAATTGAAAAAGGAGAATGGGTACTTGTAAACGAGTAG
- a CDS encoding DUF2795 domain-containing protein yields MYWTLELASYLSDAPWPATKDELIDYAIRTGAPLEVVENLQSIEDEGDSYDSIEEIWPDYPTDEDYLWNEDEY; encoded by the coding sequence ATGTATTGGACTTTAGAATTAGCATCTTATTTAAGTGATGCACCTTGGCCAGCAACCAAAGATGAGTTAATTGACTATGCAATTCGTACGGGAGCACCGCTAGAGGTTGTGGAAAACCTACAATCAATTGAAGATGAAGGAGATTCGTATGATTCTATAGAAGAAATATGGCCAGATTATCCAACTGACGAAGATTATCTTTGGAATGAGGATGAATATTAA
- a CDS encoding cob(I)yrinic acid a,c-diamide adenosyltransferase yields the protein MKIYTKTGDKGTTALFGGTRVPKHHIRIDSYGTVDELNSHIGLIRDQQIDELSKTVLVTIQDKLFTVGAVLATDPEKATLKNGQKRLNIPTISIEDITLLETEIDRMNESLPPMTHFVLPGGHQTVSFCHIARCVCRRAERLATALYELEPFEATTLQYLNRLSDYLFVLARKLSYDLQANEIQWIPQKNS from the coding sequence ATGAAGATATACACAAAGACAGGTGATAAAGGCACTACCGCATTATTTGGTGGCACCAGAGTCCCTAAACATCATATTCGTATTGACAGCTATGGGACTGTGGATGAATTAAACTCGCATATCGGTTTAATAAGAGATCAGCAAATAGATGAGTTAAGCAAAACTGTATTAGTGACTATTCAGGACAAATTATTTACTGTAGGTGCCGTTTTAGCGACAGATCCAGAAAAAGCAACATTAAAAAATGGACAAAAAAGGCTAAACATCCCTACTATTTCCATAGAAGATATAACACTATTAGAAACTGAAATAGATCGGATGAACGAATCTTTACCTCCAATGACTCATTTTGTATTACCAGGAGGACACCAAACAGTGTCATTCTGTCACATTGCCCGCTGTGTATGCAGAAGGGCTGAGCGTTTAGCGACAGCATTATATGAATTAGAGCCCTTTGAAGCAACAACTTTACAGTATTTAAACCGACTATCTGACTACCTATTTGTACTGGCACGAAAGTTGTCCTACGATTTACAAGCAAACGAGATACAATGGATTCCTCAAAAAAATTCTTAG
- the recR gene encoding recombination mediator RecR — protein sequence MEFSSKLLENAVYEMSQLPGIGKRTALRLVLHLLRQPETQTQHLVKALGTLREDVKFCKNCHSISDVEICDICSNPNRTQDIICVVEDIRDVMAIESTSQYRGLYHVLGGKISPMDGIGPQDLKIHTLVEKVKSGAVKELIFALSATMEGDTTNFYIYKQLEGVDIKIATIARGIGVNDELEYADEVTLGRSIINRIPFENALKSS from the coding sequence ATGGAATTTTCGTCAAAATTATTGGAAAATGCAGTGTATGAAATGTCTCAATTACCTGGAATAGGTAAAAGAACTGCATTACGATTAGTTTTACATCTTTTAAGACAACCAGAAACGCAAACACAGCATTTGGTAAAAGCGTTAGGTACGTTAAGAGAAGATGTGAAGTTTTGTAAAAACTGTCATAGTATTAGTGATGTAGAAATATGCGATATCTGCAGTAATCCTAATAGGACTCAAGATATTATTTGTGTGGTAGAAGATATTAGAGATGTTATGGCGATTGAGAGTACTAGTCAGTATAGAGGTTTATATCATGTTTTGGGTGGAAAAATTAGCCCAATGGATGGTATTGGTCCCCAAGATCTTAAAATCCATACATTAGTGGAAAAAGTAAAATCTGGAGCAGTAAAGGAGTTGATTTTTGCTTTAAGTGCTACTATGGAAGGTGATACTACGAATTTTTATATTTATAAGCAGTTGGAAGGTGTTGATATTAAAATAGCTACTATCGCTAGAGGAATAGGTGTAAATGACGAGTTAGAATATGCCGATGAGGTTACTTTAGGAAGAAGTATTATTAATAGAATTCCTTTTGAAAACGCTTTAAAGAGTTCCTAA
- a CDS encoding glycosyltransferase family 2 protein, which yields MLNYNVRYFLELCILSVQKAVTDLNAEIIVVDNNSSDDSCVMVKERFPNILLVENNDNVGFARANNQGVDLAKGEYICILNPDTVVAEDTFVNIISTSEKLIHMGMLGPKLIDGTGNFLPESKRNVPSPLTSFRRLFGVKLGKVKNYYADHIPETGIAAVDILVGAFVLVRKKDYKSVKGFDEDYFMYGEDIDLSYKMKKKGLQNYYIGTIPVIHYKGESTDRNAEYIKRFYGAMRLFYRKHFKSNWFLDFIVSIGIRLTSIIQSFKSYHKEKRVIDTCYLVSENHSLKKRLSEVLQKEVKFISLEAVKNLGYTNNELIFDNELLSFGEIIKEMQVLRKSNMTFKIKPAGCDFILGSDFSDGKGEVITF from the coding sequence ATCCTTAATTACAATGTTCGTTATTTTTTAGAACTATGCATTTTAAGCGTTCAGAAAGCTGTAACTGATCTAAATGCAGAGATTATTGTTGTTGATAATAATTCTTCTGATGATAGTTGTGTTATGGTCAAAGAACGTTTTCCTAATATACTTTTAGTAGAAAATAATGATAATGTTGGGTTTGCAAGGGCTAACAATCAAGGAGTTGATTTAGCAAAAGGTGAATATATTTGTATCCTAAATCCAGACACTGTAGTAGCTGAAGATACGTTTGTAAATATTATTTCGACATCAGAAAAGTTAATTCATATGGGCATGTTAGGCCCAAAACTTATTGATGGTACTGGTAATTTCCTTCCAGAAAGTAAAAGAAATGTGCCATCTCCATTAACTTCTTTTCGACGATTGTTTGGTGTTAAATTGGGTAAAGTAAAAAATTACTATGCAGATCATATACCTGAAACTGGAATTGCAGCTGTTGATATTTTAGTTGGGGCTTTTGTTTTAGTAAGAAAAAAAGACTACAAGTCAGTAAAAGGTTTTGATGAAGATTATTTTATGTATGGAGAGGATATTGATCTCTCATATAAAATGAAAAAGAAAGGATTACAAAACTACTATATAGGAACAATTCCTGTAATTCATTATAAAGGCGAAAGTACAGATCGTAACGCAGAATACATAAAACGTTTTTATGGAGCAATGCGATTGTTTTATAGAAAACACTTTAAGAGTAATTGGTTCTTGGATTTCATTGTATCTATCGGAATACGTTTGACTTCTATAATTCAGTCGTTTAAAAGCTATCATAAAGAAAAACGCGTGATTGATACTTGTTATTTAGTATCCGAGAATCATAGTTTGAAGAAGCGGCTTAGTGAGGTACTGCAAAAAGAAGTGAAGTTTATTTCATTGGAAGCTGTAAAGAATTTGGGATATACTAATAACGAGCTTATCTTTGACAACGAGTTACTAAGTTTTGGTGAAATTATAAAAGAAATGCAAGTTTTGAGAAAATCAAATATGACCTTTAAGATTAAACCAGCTGGATGTGATTTTATATTAGGAAGTGATTTTAGTGATGGAAAAGGGGAAGTAATCACTTTTTAA